atgtttgtgtcaccgctgacctgtatttgtctaaatgtttgtgtcaccgctgacctgtatttgtctaaatgtttgtgtcattactgacctgtatttgtctaaatgtttgtgtgattactaacctgtattttgtctaaatgtttgtgtcaccgctgacctgtatttgtctaaatgtttgtgtcattactgacctgtatttgtctaaatgtttgtgtcattactaacctgtattttgtctaaatgtttgcgtcattactgacctgtatttgtctaaatgtttgtgtcattactaagctgtatttgtctaaatgtttgtgttattactaacctgtatttgtctaaatgtttgtgtcattactaacctgtatttctctaaatgtttgtgtcaccgctgacctgtatttgtctaaatgtttgtgtcaccgctgacctgtatttgtctaaatgtttgtgtcattactgacctgtatttgtctaaatgtttgtgacattactgacctgtatttgtctaaatgtttgtgtcattactaacctgtatttgtctaaatgtttgtatcATTACTGacctggccccgtatgcatgaaaatcgacTGAGGATACTTCCAATTAGCTGCTAGTCCCAGAAAGCTAGTCGGGACCTACTCCCGATTACGGTCTCTCCGGATTCCGCATGCACGAAGCGCTAATCGCCCTCAACTAGCTCTCCGGGCCTGGCTGCGGGAAAACCCGGTGGCTGtcagtggaggtgaaggaggctaactacttcctatcgtcaccttgttctttccttacatcgaaCTGTCGTCTTTGAGGTCCCACCtacttaattagcaagtcaTTGTCTCAATGTTCGGTATTTGACCCTGTTGTAGTGAGTCAAGTGACTCAGAGTGTGAGGCAGCGATCTCTCACCTTGTTGTGTTTGCGTGGTTACTAgcgaagacaaagaaagtacGGAAATAAACAAAGGGGCTGGCGAAAGGATTTGTCAGAGAGCAGACGGGTTTGCGATGTCAACTACCAAAGGGAGTTGTATCTTGTGACTatattacatgtgcaaaagtttaacatgtttaagaaataaacatatggGCAAGGCTAACTTCAGCGTTCCGACATTGCTTGTAGAGATCTCCCTCAAGCatcctgttttatttggtaatcacagtcacagtcacagcctaaaaaaaaaatcatgaggagtcaacatgcaaaaggtGAATACTTGCATGTGGGTTGGCATTAGAAGTGCCCAgagtgcaaagacaaatgaagagccttgagccttgaaatgtaaatattgactatatatagcctgtgttcaGTCAAAGGTTGTGTTTAATTTGTTACATTATTACACTCACTCAAGATGATgtataatttaacagttgaaagcTAGTGACTGTTTAGTATGCACGCATCgatggaggagttcattgcatttacaaagtgtctacacacatgctagacacacagagtggcatttagagagggcaacattgtagtttatgttgaaaactgctttatacattCGCTAAACATGGTGAttccaacacacaaaatattatgtcATTGACCAGTGACAAGCATTAGTAATACCAGAGGTTAACTTTAagtctgctaagttacaaaccaagtgctcagttacaaaacaaagtggtacatcgtaaaagaatgaatggcttgatacaaaaaattcctagtttcctacatctattctaggaccataccctttacactcacacacctttcacttagtatTCATCAGttgaaataataaaggaaatgattttgtgtatatatatttttattgcttctgcACTTTTGGAACAGCATTAGGTTTGCCTGAATTTAATACAAGTTCTCCTGCAATGACATGTTCAAATGccaatttcctgacaatttactaataccaacaaaaacccaaattcttctgcttgacaccaatgatcttataactaacatgggcaattttgttcaagctgttcctatcatgggcagacaagcacagcatttgtcatgtttaaccagtgcttgtatttgtggggatttgattttataactactttaagaattcttgaagaaatatttcgtGTAATGTAGCACtacttggttcattccttacatcgATCTTATCcaatgcacttagttcatgtttttcagagtgtcatcagtttgtgaagcttatgcttcaagaatctttatttttttcaccctttcaagggtattgagatattcaaaatatacatacattcacacacattactatatatcttatatgcaatctccctcacatacacacacacattcactggtcagtttgtaacagttaatacattaaaagctaattttttgcctcactcacttgttctttccttcttctagccctttaatgcaaatcgcatcactgcatgtgtaatcaaataaatcaaagtatataaacacatgtaaacaaacaaaacgttttGGAGGGGATGTTTCTGGCCCTCTGTCATTCTTACctaacacagatatatacacatacattcttacttatatctgcatacatatataaaatccccCCTTACACACCTACTCATAGATGCTTATTGATGCTTAcacaagccacatgcacacacacatatataaactccccccccccgacacacacacctactcatatcagtatatataaatctcccctcacacacgcacacacatctgcttatgcacacatgtgtaacccccacccatccacacacagccatatatctgcttatatacatatatgtaacccccccatgcacatacactcatctctgcctttatatatatatacatgtaactaaggtgaccagacgtttcgggagcgaaagcgggacacctgccgaagatggtgtcgtcaccgacaaaaaacgccgaaaaaagtacgggggggggggcatatcagtgtacggtattcagatttttaaagacaaccgggacatttgatggacttccagaaagccagaaagcgggacattgggcgtcctgcccgatattcaggcgggacacgaggtcaaaagcgggactgtcccgccaaatgcgggacgtctggtcaccttaatgtAACCTaccttacacacatactcatatctgctcctgacatatacacacacctacttactcatatgtgcatatatatatttaaaaataatcctcctacacacagtctcatatctgcttatgtatatatacacaaacatacacatgcacacgtctgcttatatatatatatccccccatctgcatatacataaaatatccccCGTCACACTCCCCCTACTtactcatatttgcatatataaatataattcctctccactcatgcacacttgtatctgcttatgaatacaaatttaacaccccaccaccaccaccaccaccaccaccacacacagcctcatatctgcttaGATGTATataccaccaacacacacctactcactcatatatgtatatataatccaactacacacacacaaacagcctcatatttgcttatttataacctCCCCCACCCCGGTACACACAGTCTTATATccgcttttatatatatatatatgtaatcccCCCcacatatatctgcatatataaaataccccctgacacacacacccttactcactcatatttgcatgtatatataaaatccccctccctcatgcacacttgtatcttcttatatacacatgtactccCACCACAACCCAACACACTCATatccatatatatttaataccccccaacacacacatctctgcttacagatgtaaatctccccacatacatatatttgcttatagatatactacccacatccacacacgcatatactcatatttacttatgtatatatgtaaacctcccacatccacacacatatacatattctcttatttcttctagtttaccgtcctaagtaaacaaacttagctcatctaataagggtctgtttatttgttgatgtcagtaaagaatggaactttaaGACATTGAGATTGTGAGTAAATtaaagtgataaattatttctacattggtcagcaaatttttgtagcgttgaatagataatgaaattacaaagtatgtagagcctttcatttctagggtttcattttgtctacatgtttcttgtttacatgttttgtactgtaggtttgttttgcaatacttcacgtgtggtgcattcagcaaacatttacaagcgccttacaaattcaagtattaatattatgtataagtttactttattttccattggagtctgaaatcaagttgctgtcgataaatccaactacttttgaaaattcacaggcccgatgtgtctgcatatctttgtcttttcagcacaaccttgaTCCGGTAATGAAATTCCGTTAGGGGCTCGCCGATGCAAACCATCGGTGACTCTCGCCACAGTACGAATAACAGTtgatttgtctacatcagtgaattctccacatACTTCTTGATAGTTTAATATGGCAAAATATCGTCAGTCATGAGCACTTGTAGTGAACACGTTAGTGTACCTTGCCCactggtgacagcgatctcgcatgccacttcagcggtcagcgctagaatgttctctcgaCTAAATTGaagtttgcaatacagtttttaattcatccaacacttcaaacgggtgcgatctgtcaccaaacacccgaTTTCGTCTCGACAATCGACGTTGTTGCTAGTAAACACAGTGACGTCCGCCATTTTTCCTCCCGGATAGCGAGTTACACAGCCCCGGGGCCACCGATAACTTTATACGCGAGAAGCCACACCGgacagcttctccgggctctcgtgcatacgaatttttcgcttctatccacccggatgagctctattaccgattagaccccttctccgggctacatgcatacggggcctgtatttgtctaaatgtttgtgacattactgacctgtatttgtctaaatgtttgtgacattactgacctgtatttgtctaaatgtttgtgacattactgacctgtatttgtctaaatgtttgtgtcaccgctgacctgtatttgtctaaatgtttgtgtcattactaacctgtatttgtctaaatgtttgtgttattactaacctgtatttgGTTAGAATCTCGCTGACAGGCTGCGCACACAGCGTTCTCAGCCAGAAGGTGTTCATTTTAGCCTCCTGCAGTCTCTCTTCCTTCTTGTCCACATAATAGTAGTCCAGCCCGCGGCTGTAGTTAGCTCCCTTGCCTGGGGCCCACACGCCTTGTCCTCCCCTCACTTCTGTAGGTGCTCCTCCGCTCTTCCGTCTTCTGAGCGGtaatagagagtttgagattcatGACGCGTAGGGAAGACGCGTACTGCAACGGGTAGGGCCCGCCTCTAGGCGTACCCGTTCTGAGAAAGCGATTGCGATTAAGCGACGGGAGCGCGAATGCACGGGAAGTAACTgcatagacaatttttttgcctctgaaagtaaaaaaaaatatgcaaatgctagTAGTGACCAGGATAACCAgtacaatttaatttcaaaatttctcagcatttcattcCTGACCCACTATAATTCCtaagaataataaactattacacaatcaaaacttgttaaatgaaaatgctacaaaagatgaaattgctTATGGTTACTGCTTAAATTATGGCATAACTGTAATAGTATATACagaacaacataacaaaaatatatatatacataattaaaaaacataaatattacaactgtataataaataaaaaattaataacataaagaaataatttttgcctatggtatgaaatatttcttcaagagttATAGATAGTTGTTTCTATAATagtactaagaaatatttaacggtTATTTTGGGGATAGAtaactaatgatgaagaaaattataattattatctttaacagttttatctcgtctttaaataactttacacgcaggcctgacgagaggaggggacaggggggtctggtgtacccgggcccgcggctgtcaaggggcccggtcttggtcagtggatttttttttacattatatactgggaaaataatttacgattacaagtacaaggggcctggagaggtcgtctgtcccggggtccgggctggctctcggcggccctgtttACACGAAAAGTGTCTGAGCAAGTCTTGTACATACGATTGAATAGACATAACCAGCGATTGCAGGCATGGTCttttttcactgctttaacttcataaacaagcagCTTAGTTTGATTTCCAGCATAAAGTATGATTgcagaagatttaaatattataaacagttgaaattatattgactatccttgcaaaaaaagctgaaataaagcgaACAATTTACACGTTCTGGTCACAACCGCTAGACTCCAATCTACCCGTCGCGCCGTGTAGCTGTACGGCTGGCTGTGGCagaagtgatgacgtcacacgcaagTTCCCGTGACGCTACACGTTGCCGTCCCCGTACGCGTCGCGCCAGCGCTGAGTCTCAAACTCTCTAATGGACGACTAGAAACTGCTCCCACAGAGCGGCCCACTCTCCCTCCTGCTGCCCTCCTTCCAACGCCCATGTCTGAGGGCGAGATGGCCAGACTGGCTGGTCTCACTCGACCCACGTAGGACGTCGGATGAACGTTTGCCGGGGTGCACACGGGGCATCTGTAAGGAGGATCTCTGTCAATCATGTGAGTGGGAGTCGGAACTGGGGTCGACCGAGCAAACTCGTCATATGTAGCATCTGTGGAGTGCACTTGAGGCGATGGGGCTGCCATGATGCTGAAGGCTCCAACGTGCGATCTGAGCAAGCAAGCAGAATAGGTGTAAATATTAATTAGTGCATTTCTTTGATGCATGGTTAACTGACGGTTTGTTTGTAATCTTTCGTGAACAATACACGGAGCTGGTCTACACATTGAAAAGTGTGCtctacaaattctattattgttattactctTATTTTGATAACAGCTTGCTATCAGTAAATAACATGTATTCTGACCGCTGATCCGTATAAGTGTACAGCTAAGTAATTCTGATAGTTAATGATAAATTATTAATCCCATAGGGCAGTTGTAACTTGGAAAGTGATAGTTCCAAGGTAAGACAAGGATCCATAGAAAAACACAAGCTAGATAAATAGTAAAACAAGAGCAATATGATGgttaaaaacattcttaataCACACCTACGAAATCCATACCTACCCacgaagacacacacacaaatacacatttcaTCTACTCTTGAACAGCTAATTTTCTGAGGTAAGAACAATTTCACATCTCTTGCTTCTGAATGCAGGCAGCGCATGAAGTTAGACAGAAATCAATCTAGAAAATTCTCCTGCAAGTACATGTTCTGGTATTGGCAAAGTGCTGGTAGCTTTTCTGACAATCtgctgatcacaaaaagaagcaaatCCATGTTTGGCACCAGTGACCTCAGAACAAATATATGTTCAAACTGTTCTTTTCATagacaaacagacaacagaaacaaaaatatatgaaaagactttcaatggaaaaaaatggcTTGAGATTGCAGCAGGTACACTATTTGCTGCCCGTGCTGACCACGAACAGTATGTTCAGTGTTCACTGCCCATTGAAGCCTATGTGCCTGAAGGGGTCAAGAATCTCAGGTTTTCCTGAACCATACCTGGAACAATATCATAAACAGAAGTGAAATTacaattaaacaaattaaagtgcATGTCTTCACATTTTGAGTGCATGCAAGTGACGacagggggaaaaaactaaaatcaagTAATATGTctacatttaagaaaaaagaggCCAAGTCATCAAGTGCTATCAATAATTTTTAGCACGAGTCGAGATAAGATGACCTTCAGTATCCTGTATCAGCCATGTGGTGTTGACAGCTCAACTTAAGAGAAAGATCAGGGTAACATGGAATACAGTGACTTCGATGTAAACCCAGTTGGCATAACATGTTCATGACAgctgacagaaagaaagaagccagaaaaaagaagaaaaatctgtcCAGTCCTGGCTGTAGTAACAGGCTGGTGGCGCTGAACCTAAAGGACCGTCGatatacgcacgcacgcacgcacgcacgcacacacacacgcacgcacaaagcctttctccttctctcagaAAGTAAAATTGTGGTCAAATCAGGCTTTCAGTGTTTTTTAATTGCTGACTATTTACAATGCCAGCCTGGGAATAGAAAAAAGTGGCATGAGAGTGCGAGGACTCATCAGAAGAAAAGTACAGCTTTGCTTCAACATCTTACAGAGAGGGAGTGAAAGAGTCCATGCAATCTGAAGACTAAGACTTGTAGGACTactgaaatttacaaaattgtataaAGTATACATTTCAGGTCACGTCTAAATTCTGATCCAGGCAACCATTACTATTTCTCCGTTACACAATTTCCTCCTTCTCTACCCAAGACTATTGGTTAACTTACAAAAAGCAAGGTTTTCCACTGTCGTTAGGAAGCATAAAGAAATGTGGTGCGTTGTGCATGAACAGTCCTAAACTCGACTACAAGTGAAGCACTGACTGCTCAACATATCCATTACAGCCATTCAGTAGACTAGGACGACAGCAAGATGGGGAACTAGAATACTGATATTTCTGTAGTTCTTTTGCCACTTCCACCTCCACCTGAAGCTTTGCCACTTCCACCTCCACCTGAAGCGTCGCTAAATGTTCCTACGTGTCGCTACGTCCCTCGCTGGAACGAGCTGGGACAGGTCATGTGCATACCTGCATCCCCAGCCAAACCTCACTGTAGTAGCAATCTAACAGTGATGTCTTGCTGTCCTCGCACAGACTACACTATACTCACCTTGATGTCTTTACTCCGTCAGACTGTGTATATAAGTGACCTCAGTCCTCAGCCGACATGATCACGTGAGTCGTCATGCACAGCGTTGTCCGACTGTTCAACAGGTGCCACAGGTACAACAGGTACAACAGGTGCCACAGGTACAACAGGTATGCACACCACCACGTCCGCGACACTTCGTGGAGGTAATCGGAGTGAAACGTGCTGTAGTTAATGACCGTTAAAAACTAGTGTTTGACTCGCGCATGTCAAAGCTGACACACAAGGTGACTTTGGCACGATTTCAGTCCTCGGGCTCTCCTCTCAGTCTAGAACACGAGCAGTAAAAGAAAGCTTTGTACGAGGCCTCGCAGTGggactttttattttcaacaatgtATGCAAATCAGTTAAATCCCCTCTAAAACGATCTTTACTATCAGGTGGATTAAAGTGAACAGTTGAAAATCTAGGAGTTGTATGTGGCTTTTAAGAATCCATGGTGTTTCTCATAGCACTCGCTCTTGTCGATGTGGTTAAACAAGTGTAGTTAGTCCCCTAGTTGCTTCCCACCTTTCCCACCTTTCCACCCGATACGCGCTCAGC
The sequence above is a segment of the Pomacea canaliculata isolate SZHN2017 linkage group LG6, ASM307304v1, whole genome shotgun sequence genome. Coding sequences within it:
- the LOC112566759 gene encoding uncharacterized protein LOC112566759, producing MRCLHSEARDVKLFLPQKISCSRVDEMCICVCVFVGRYGFRRSHVGAFSIMAAPSPQVHSTDATYDEFARSTPVPTPTHMIDRDPPYRCPVCTPANVHPTSYVGRVRPASLAISPSDMGVGRRAAGGRVGRSVGAVSSRPLPLRRRKSGGAPTEVRGGQGVWAPGKGANYSRGLDYYYVDKKEERLQEAKMNTFWLRTLCAQPVSEILTKYRRRSELRQTKVTWSQTNTTPGERSLMQAWTRNVSRRVVPRVTVKDIPGCTSEQKVLPFRRNPTQEILNLVFSEQSDSLGVWTDDHVVNDHHQKVYPFNDTAALAQRSGHSQGKKASSIFMNRQIKKTPEIPPPQPVSASDYFQTILPDPIILKAAQQQRLALNTTRVPSDDYSPAIATSSPDSLADTQPAVSHGTVLPAIRQERS